In Fragaria vesca subsp. vesca linkage group LG1, FraVesHawaii_1.0, whole genome shotgun sequence, the sequence TGAAAGCCTGATAGACATATGCAAGCATCGATGATTCCAAGGTAATAAACTTTCAAGCATTATACGGATAATGTTTGCAGCAAAGCACTGAAGACGACTTTTCATGTAATTTTCTTCTAAAATTGCATATCATATAGTCATATACCTTACCAACTGAAATGCTGTGGGAAAATGGGTTTAAGAGGCAGTCTTACTCTTATCATGCAGTGTATTAGTCCAGGGTGGGGAATCAGATACAGAGCTAGTGGGATGACCGACTCTTTCACTCCAGCATGTGGAATCATGCTGGGTGACCCTTGTCCCCTTATATTATTCTTTGCACAAAGAACTCTCTCATTTTGTGCTTACTATCAGTGGAAACCTGTTAAAGTGTCAAGAGATGATCTAGTTTTTGCCAGAGATGATCCACCTAGTTTTTGCCGATGACCTCATCCTCTTTGGTAAAGCAAGACAAAATCAACTTCATGTTATGAGGAAAGCTGTAAGCATCTTTAGCAAAGCCTCAGGTCACAAAGTGGGTTTTGAGAAATCAAGGGTGTTTTTTCTCCTAATTTGCTGCTTCTCTTGCTACTATTTATGGGATCTCAAGTGACTAAAAGCATGTGAAATTCCTTGGTTTCGCTTTAATAAGAGGGTCTTTAGTGCCATTTTATAGATGTACTGAGAAGGCTGAAATAAATAAATAAATTTCCTAGGAAAGTAAGACCATTTGATCTCCATCTTCAATCCTTCCCAAGAAGGCCTTCTGATCTCTAGTCATCTCTTTCAGATCTAATCATCTCTAGAGTCGCTATCACTCCAGCTGTGTCTCTTTCATTTTCTGTTTCTGATGTTAGCATATCCAAAATCAATAATGTGATGAACCGAATGTGACATGTTCAATCATATGAGAGGAAATGCTGAAGAAACTATGGTAAAAATTTATTGTGACAAAAAGGAAAAATCTTACAATTTATGACTGATTAAATATTCTCATGTTGAATGTCTGCTTGTTCAATGAACAGCTCATACCTATAACTTCCCAGGGCCTGCAGGTTTTAAAAAGGACAAACAACTGTAACGTTACACATCCAATGAGTTAGTCTCAGTGCTTTTAAACCAAAATCAACAATTGTGCAACAACAAAAAAACTCTATCTTCCAACATCACGACCCCTACTTTGGTGGTTTCACTTGAAAATCAAAATTCAAATTACAGAAATATAATATCTTTTGACTCTCGATTTATTTTCATTCTATTCAAGTGAAAAGGCTTCTTATCACCTATAAAAGATATCTGAAGTACTAAAACAGCCTAAAACCCGAATCTATATTGCAAACCTTGGGAATGTCAGAAACCAAAAAGAAAAACAAATAAAGTTGTACTTTTGCCGACAAATAATCAAAGGAAAAATAGTACCTGGTATAGATAAATTTCTGATAAACGAAAGAGAAAAAGGCATGGACAACCAGCAGTACTATGTAACCTTAACTCGAAACAGATTTAAAATGCCAACAATATGCTTTTTTCTTCTTTTTTTTTAAAAGGGCAATAATATACTTTTCAGTTATCGCACTTGCATTGCTACTGAATGGACCATTAACAATTCAATTTTAAGTTTCTGACTACCCTTGATTTCAGTCTCACTTGTCTTTTAGCAAACAAATTATATTAGTCCTTCCATGCAAGTTTGTTCTTACTAACCTCAAAGACAAAGGCTACTCTAATGCAACACTGTATGCACAAAAGAGGAAATTCAAGTAATGAGTAATATTTACCTATGTTCAACATTTTATGTGAATCATACATACAGCAACTAAAGATTCTAGTAACATATTTGACAGACAAATGGAAAATACCTTACCAATCATCTATTGATAAAACAATCTTGTGTCGTATCCTCTTTAACTTTCTTAAAACGAGCAAGATGCTGGTGATATTCCTCTAGTTCTTTCTCCAATTTTTCAATAAACTGACTTGTGTGTTCAAGGGACTGCTCATATCGATATTTTTCAAGCGCCTGAAGTTTTTGAATTCAGAAACGATTGTAAAGGATAAGTTTATAATCTGGTGATATTCCTCTAGTGCAGAATGGCTTAATCAAAATCATATCAGAAACTTCAGCAAATGCCACTGACCAAAGTAAAATAGGATAAAGAAATGAGTAGTAACTACAAGGATAAAATATTGCAAATTACAGTCAATATATGAAACTAGTTGGAATAACTGGAATTACAGACGGGATTCCAGAGAGATAAAAGCGTAACAGACAGGGCAGTGGACGAGCACAACATATCACCAAATCAATATAGATTGTGCAATTGGACAACATATGCAAGCATGTACATACATTTAGTTATGTGCTTGTTAAATCAGGTAAAGCCAGATGTGGCGAATAAAGATAATGCTGGCGTGAGAGACAAGCTCATAGGGATGAAGGGGGTCCTTTAGGAAAAAAGACAAATAAAATTCAGTTTCTAACTATTCCTTAACTAGCTTGTCATAATCTGGGAATAGTAAAATCTTCCATATTGAAAAGTAAGGTATGTGAGAGATACAAACTATGAAGCTATTGGACTGAGCAGATACTAAAAGGAGTAAATGATTAGTACTTGCAAACTGTACAGTGCGTGAACCAAATTTGGAATATTTTAACACTTACCAGTCAAAGTATAGAGTAAATAGACTGAAATTCTTCAGTCTAAATGACTCTAACATGAAATTATTTACCAGAAAATGTGTGTAACTATAACTACATAAACGGGAAATGCTGTAACCACCTCTGTGTTTTAAGGACTAGACAGAAATGTTCTCCTCACCCAATTAGTTTATCACATTAAGTTCTCTATTCAGGAAAACAAAAATTGCTGAATCCATGATAACTGAGGTTACCTTATTTTTGGACAGTGTATCTGGCGGTGACATTAATTCCGGCTGCACATAGTTCTTTCCCCGATAGAAAATTATAGTATTATTAGATTTGATGTCAATCACAATGCCTTTGCTCAGCCGAGCAAGCTCATCAGCATATTCATGAACCTGTCCCGGCTTACAAGGTTTGCAAACAACCTTCACTGTCTCATGCTTCTTCCAATGCAGATGCATATTTAACACAACCCCTCCAAATACTCCCCGCCTTCCAACCGGTACATAGTTCTTCTTCTTCTCACCAGTTCGCTTAAGATAATGCTTTTCCTCTTCAGTTAAAATTTCAGGATCATGTGTTTCAGCAGGAGCTTTGTGAACCAGGAATTTTCTCAACTTCTCAATCAACCATGCTTCCTTTCGTTTCGCCTGAAAATAGTTTACTAAGGATGAAACTACTTATAGAAGAAGATAAGAAAGAATAAATACACATAAGAAAGAATCCAACCTTTTCGAGTTTGTATCTAATCCTAACTTCTGGGTTTGGAGAGTTGATCTTCTTTTTGGCCTTGAGACGATAAAACCGTAGTTCATTGAGTTTGGCTTTCTTGGACATTGTAACTCGTTTAGCTACCTTGTTCTCTTGTGTATCGGAACCAGTTTCATCAGGTGGCTTACCAATCGAAAACCGCACAACACCATTGTGGGTGTCGAGCTCAAACGAAGTCCTACTCAT encodes:
- the LOC101303554 gene encoding uncharacterized CRM domain-containing protein At3g25440, chloroplastic-like; protein product: MTLAAPGFSRTSLVRFCCLAKNVLGSLPCIHSQSYRVMPCFVFTVHSAVVRNLPPTRCMSRTSFELDTHNGVVRFSIGKPPDETGSDTQENKVAKRVTMSKKAKLNELRFYRLKAKKKINSPNPEVRIRYKLEKAKRKEAWLIEKLRKFLVHKAPAETHDPEILTEEEKHYLKRTGEKKKNYVPVGRRGVFGGVVLNMHLHWKKHETVKVVCKPCKPGQVHEYADELARLSKGIVIDIKSNNTIIFYRGKNYVQPELMSPPDTLSKNKALEKYRYEQSLEHTSQFIEKLEKELEEYHQHLARFKKVKEDTTQDCFINR